A single genomic interval of Methylobacterium bullatum harbors:
- the bcsA gene encoding Cellulose synthase catalytic subunit [UDP-forming] produces the protein MRSALRWTVWLVSTVAVLALLSQPISTQDQLAMSLCAMAAMIVLWIFFNNPPARFVFLALGSLVVLRYMFWRVTNTLPSPSDPVSFGFGLVLLLGELYCVFILFISLIINADPLRRSTPPMGAPEDLPTVDIFVPSYNEDAGILSTTLSAAKLIDYPADKLHVWLLDDGGTDQKCADPDLAKAQEALQRRSELQALCMALGVTYLTRSRNQHAKAGNLNNGLKHSQGEIVVVLDADHVPFRSFLRETIGHFAADPRLFLVQTPHAFLNPDPIERNLRTFDRMPSENEMFYSVTQRGLDKWNGSFFCGSAALLRRRALDEAGGFSGVTITEDCETAFELHSRGWNSIYVDTPLIAGLQPDTLVAFIGQRSRWCQGMFQILMLKNPLVKRGLHPIQKLAYLSSMTFWFFPVPRMIFMFAPMLHIFFDLKIFVASVDESIAYTATYIVINLMMQNFVYGKFRWPFVSELYEYVQGLYLFRAIISVIVSPRKPTFNVTAKGAALDQDHLSPMAWPYFAVYFILLIGCGTALYRYLFEPGVTNLMLVVGLWNFFNLLTAGVALGVAAERRTTEASPSLAIDRQGRLVFGGRALDVAIERASALGCTIRFGAEGLPPGAGSTHRMGQLSVVPIDGAPVQVPLPVEIGEITQSGDEMVVTLQFQPLDPKGYGALASLMYGDAGALLRFQQSRRRHKNILSGTLQLIWWGLVEPFRAASYAFKAGHASTEEAATKAAKAPAVLPKSEAKAPLLAQRPAPFTAPGDTAPAPPGPSDNPLVVRQGPSRIPGSEAATDWVRLMLEFENDRLLEGSGKQANRGSHDPLVRT, from the coding sequence TTGAGATCTGCATTGCGCTGGACCGTGTGGCTGGTGTCTACGGTCGCCGTACTCGCTCTGCTGAGCCAGCCGATCAGCACGCAGGATCAGCTCGCCATGAGCCTGTGCGCCATGGCGGCGATGATCGTGCTGTGGATCTTCTTCAACAACCCGCCGGCGCGGTTCGTCTTCTTGGCCCTCGGGAGCCTCGTGGTCCTGCGCTACATGTTCTGGCGCGTCACGAACACGCTGCCGTCCCCGTCCGATCCGGTGAGTTTCGGGTTCGGCCTCGTCCTGCTGCTGGGCGAACTCTACTGCGTCTTCATCCTCTTCATCAGCCTCATCATCAACGCCGATCCGCTGCGCCGCAGCACGCCGCCCATGGGCGCGCCCGAGGACCTGCCCACCGTCGACATCTTCGTGCCGAGCTACAACGAGGATGCGGGGATCCTCTCGACCACCCTGTCGGCGGCCAAGCTCATCGACTACCCGGCCGACAAGCTCCACGTCTGGCTGCTCGACGACGGCGGCACCGACCAGAAATGCGCCGATCCCGACCTCGCCAAGGCGCAGGAGGCGTTGCAGAGGCGCAGCGAGCTTCAGGCCCTGTGCATGGCGCTCGGCGTCACCTACCTGACCCGGTCGCGCAACCAGCACGCCAAGGCCGGCAACCTCAACAACGGCCTCAAGCATTCCCAGGGCGAGATCGTCGTCGTCCTCGATGCGGACCACGTTCCGTTCCGCTCCTTCCTGCGGGAGACGATCGGGCATTTCGCCGCCGATCCGCGCCTGTTCCTGGTCCAGACCCCGCACGCCTTCCTCAATCCGGACCCGATCGAGCGAAACCTGCGCACCTTCGACCGCATGCCCTCCGAGAACGAGATGTTCTACTCGGTGACGCAGCGCGGCCTCGACAAGTGGAACGGGTCGTTCTTCTGCGGCTCGGCCGCCCTCCTGCGCCGGCGCGCCCTGGACGAGGCCGGCGGATTCTCCGGCGTGACGATCACCGAGGATTGCGAGACCGCCTTCGAGCTGCATTCGCGCGGCTGGAACAGCATCTACGTGGACACGCCGCTCATCGCCGGCCTGCAGCCCGACACGCTGGTGGCCTTCATCGGCCAGCGCTCGCGCTGGTGCCAGGGCATGTTTCAGATCCTGATGCTCAAGAACCCGCTGGTCAAGCGCGGGCTCCACCCGATCCAGAAGCTCGCCTACCTGTCGAGCATGACATTCTGGTTCTTCCCGGTGCCGCGCATGATCTTCATGTTCGCGCCCATGCTGCACATTTTCTTCGATCTGAAGATCTTCGTCGCCAGCGTCGATGAGTCGATCGCCTATACGGCAACCTATATCGTCATCAACCTGATGATGCAGAACTTCGTCTACGGCAAGTTCCGCTGGCCGTTCGTCTCGGAGCTCTACGAATACGTCCAGGGCCTGTATCTCTTCCGGGCGATCATTTCGGTGATCGTGTCGCCGCGCAAGCCGACCTTCAACGTCACGGCCAAGGGCGCGGCCCTCGACCAGGACCATCTCTCGCCCATGGCCTGGCCCTATTTCGCGGTCTACTTCATCCTGCTCATCGGCTGCGGCACGGCCCTCTACCGCTACCTGTTCGAGCCCGGCGTCACCAACCTGATGCTGGTCGTGGGCCTGTGGAACTTCTTCAACCTCCTCACCGCCGGCGTGGCCCTCGGCGTGGCGGCCGAGCGCCGGACCACCGAGGCGAGCCCTTCACTGGCGATCGACCGGCAAGGACGCCTCGTCTTCGGGGGCCGCGCCCTCGATGTGGCCATCGAGCGCGCCTCGGCGCTCGGCTGCACGATCCGTTTCGGAGCCGAGGGCCTGCCGCCGGGGGCCGGGAGCACCCACCGCATGGGCCAGCTCTCCGTGGTTCCCATCGACGGTGCGCCCGTGCAGGTCCCGCTGCCGGTGGAGATCGGCGAGATCACGCAATCGGGCGACGAAATGGTGGTCACCCTGCAGTTCCAGCCCCTCGATCCCAAGGGTTACGGGGCGCTGGCGAGCCTGATGTACGGCGATGCCGGCGCTCTCCTGCGCTTCCAGCAGAGCCGCCGCCGGCACAAGAACATCCTCTCGGGGACGCTGCAGCTGATCTGGTGGGGCCTGGTCGAGCCGTTCCGCGCGGCGAGCTATGCCTTCAAGGCCGGGCACGCTTCGACGGAGGAGGCCGCAACCAAGGCCGCCAAGGCGCCCGCCGTCCTGCCGAAATCGGAGGCCAAGGCCCCCCTCCTGGCCCAGCGCCCGGCGCCCTTCACCGCTCCCGGCGACACGGCCCCTGCTCCGCCCGGCCCGTCCGACAATCCCCTCGTCGTCCGCCAGGGACCGAGCCGCATTCCCGGCAGCGAGGCCGCGACGGACTGGGTCCGGCTGATGCTGGAATTCGAGAACGACCGCCTTCTCGAAGGATCCGGAAAGCAGGCGAACCGGGGCTCCCACGACCCACTCGTGCGGACGTGA
- a CDS encoding Blue-light-activated protein — MKKSGLSLMSLKSLYALVAGTSALVGIAVVAGGMTISGLGRTDARKPLDAAQTSQRFAAAVDRGVYDVVQDLKTLAITLKQASPRLDADELQPVMSAWLRLRPDYAELNLVAPNGRVKVAGNDLGFGRDVSGRSWFLRARTSQAIVAVPSPGGSGQTVFDIALPVSATVSGGDDVLVARLNEAWLGDIGDKVLGPSRGAGGAMSLFVLGADARPGSGLMAQQTAGAREVVEQATPSAGFRDLGPSGWLAVARVPNVGLSRSLEAALPDNGSLALWLAACVLTACAGWVVGDRIVRRIKLIGESEQGVSSPSRIAELVEHEERLVARERSGVRALQETRSALSRIRERFRTFEAMSGWTYWEIDIDAGSVTWSEPAARSTHAVPDRAVALTDLKSGIAPDDRDLMDFTMQAALDQPGPHDVVLRTTGNLAENGQRRLFVRFIRAEGDTQTAKPTILHALSREFVGEAVKDVDRVGGSQADGDASPIDRRRRESDAPAESRTGTVLRKVVDGVIHDFNNVLTIVIANLATLQRRHDLPSDQGRLIDAALSGAQRGSSLTRRLVNFVRRDDTGLQETDVGVTLAAFGPFLGANVLHQTTVETRVRPGLAKVLCSEKVLEAVLLNLAFHVRDIGSEGFAIGADEKVLSDDEGIALASGRYVRIVLASGTPGRHAAEMPSSDSEATKAVSALLTQVGGGFRLLSDGSGGTGFLAELWLRAGEAPSETEASEAGERMPALRVLLVDSDSLVRQSFADALVDLGHVVVQAGSAEHALALIDEAKDYDVMIADWAMPVVSGLQLAVTTTNRHPQIRVILASPGGQLPASARAFLHIEKPFRYPALAAVMREAARKAPSAAA; from the coding sequence ATGAAGAAGTCCGGCTTGAGCCTGATGTCGCTGAAGTCGCTCTATGCCCTGGTGGCGGGCACTTCCGCCCTCGTCGGCATCGCCGTCGTCGCGGGCGGCATGACGATCTCCGGCCTTGGCCGGACCGACGCGCGCAAGCCCCTCGATGCCGCCCAGACCTCCCAGCGCTTCGCCGCCGCGGTCGATCGCGGGGTCTATGACGTCGTCCAGGATCTCAAGACCCTCGCGATCACCCTGAAGCAGGCGTCCCCGCGCCTCGATGCGGATGAACTGCAGCCGGTGATGAGCGCATGGCTCAGGTTGCGCCCCGATTATGCCGAACTCAACCTCGTGGCCCCGAATGGCCGCGTGAAGGTCGCCGGCAATGATCTCGGATTCGGCCGGGACGTGTCCGGCCGGTCCTGGTTCCTGCGGGCCAGGACCTCCCAGGCCATCGTCGCCGTCCCGTCCCCGGGGGGCAGTGGCCAGACCGTCTTCGACATCGCGCTCCCGGTTTCGGCGACGGTGTCCGGAGGCGACGATGTTCTCGTCGCGCGCCTCAACGAGGCGTGGCTCGGCGACATCGGGGACAAGGTGCTCGGGCCGTCTCGCGGCGCGGGCGGTGCCATGAGCCTGTTTGTCCTCGGCGCCGACGCACGGCCCGGTTCGGGCCTCATGGCGCAACAGACGGCCGGTGCACGGGAGGTGGTGGAACAGGCGACGCCGAGCGCTGGATTCCGCGACCTCGGCCCGTCGGGCTGGCTCGCCGTGGCGCGGGTGCCGAATGTCGGACTGTCGCGGAGCCTCGAGGCGGCCCTGCCCGACAACGGCAGCCTGGCGCTGTGGCTGGCGGCATGCGTTCTCACGGCCTGCGCCGGCTGGGTCGTCGGCGATCGCATCGTGCGGCGGATCAAGCTGATCGGGGAAAGCGAGCAGGGTGTCTCGTCGCCTTCGCGCATCGCGGAACTGGTGGAACACGAGGAGCGTCTCGTCGCGCGGGAGCGCAGCGGCGTCCGCGCTCTGCAGGAGACGCGCTCGGCCCTCTCGCGCATCCGGGAGCGCTTCCGCACCTTCGAGGCCATGTCGGGCTGGACCTACTGGGAGATCGACATCGATGCCGGCAGCGTCACCTGGTCCGAACCCGCCGCGCGTTCGACCCATGCCGTCCCGGACCGCGCCGTCGCCCTCACCGACCTGAAAAGCGGCATCGCCCCGGACGACCGCGACCTCATGGATTTCACGATGCAGGCGGCGCTGGATCAGCCCGGCCCGCACGACGTCGTTCTGCGCACCACCGGGAACCTGGCGGAGAATGGCCAGCGTCGTCTCTTCGTTCGCTTCATCCGCGCCGAGGGCGACACGCAGACGGCCAAGCCCACGATCCTGCATGCGCTGAGCCGTGAATTCGTCGGCGAGGCCGTGAAGGACGTGGATCGCGTCGGCGGTTCACAGGCGGATGGCGACGCGTCTCCGATCGATCGCCGTCGCCGGGAGAGCGACGCTCCCGCGGAATCCCGCACCGGCACCGTCCTGCGCAAGGTGGTGGACGGGGTGATCCACGACTTCAACAACGTCCTCACCATCGTCATCGCCAATCTCGCGACCCTCCAACGGCGTCATGACCTTCCCTCGGATCAGGGGCGCCTGATCGATGCCGCCCTGTCGGGCGCGCAGCGCGGATCGAGCCTGACCCGGCGCCTCGTCAACTTCGTGCGCCGTGACGATACCGGCCTACAGGAGACCGATGTCGGTGTGACGCTGGCCGCCTTCGGCCCGTTCCTCGGCGCCAACGTGCTGCACCAGACCACGGTCGAGACCCGCGTCCGCCCGGGGCTGGCCAAGGTGCTGTGCAGCGAGAAGGTCCTGGAGGCCGTCCTCCTCAACCTCGCCTTCCATGTCCGCGACATCGGGTCGGAAGGGTTCGCCATCGGCGCCGACGAGAAGGTGCTTTCGGACGACGAGGGGATCGCCCTCGCCTCCGGCCGCTACGTGCGGATCGTCCTGGCCAGCGGAACGCCGGGCCGCCATGCCGCCGAGATGCCCTCGAGCGACAGCGAGGCGACCAAGGCGGTGTCGGCCCTCCTCACCCAGGTCGGCGGCGGCTTCCGGCTCCTCTCGGATGGCAGCGGCGGCACTGGCTTCCTCGCGGAGCTCTGGCTCCGGGCCGGAGAGGCGCCCTCGGAAACCGAGGCGTCCGAGGCCGGTGAGCGGATGCCCGCCCTTCGGGTCCTCCTCGTCGACAGCGATAGCCTCGTGCGCCAGAGCTTCGCCGATGCCCTCGTCGATCTCGGTCACGTCGTCGTCCAGGCCGGCTCGGCCGAGCACGCCCTGGCGCTCATCGACGAGGCGAAGGATTACGACGTGATGATCGCCGACTGGGCCATGCCCGTGGTGAGCGGCCTCCAGCTCGCGGTGACCACGACCAACCGTCATCCCCAGATCCGCGTGATTCTCGCGAGCCCGGGGGGACAGTTGCCGGCGAGCGCCCGCGCCTTCCTGCATATCGAAAAGCCGTTCCGCTATCCCGCCCTCGCGGCCGTCATGCGTGAGGCTGCCCGGAAGGCCCCCTCGGCCGCTGCCTGA
- the yhdE gene encoding Maf-like protein YhdE, giving the protein MDISSAQGGTHATMNDASGGSPRLGPRLVLASASPRRLALLQQAGLEPDALLPADIDETPNTSEAPRELARRLARTKLDVAGDAARRRDDMRDSYIVSADTVVAVGRRVLPKAELADEATDCLRLLSGRQHRVYTAVCVLSPKGNRRERVVETRVRFKRLSGRDIERYIASDEWRGKAGGYAIQGLAGSFVVKLVGSYSAVVGLPLYETISLLDGEGFPVRQAWGAMA; this is encoded by the coding sequence ATGGATATCTCCTCCGCGCAGGGCGGCACGCACGCCACGATGAACGACGCCTCCGGCGGGTCGCCCCGCCTCGGGCCTCGTCTCGTTCTCGCCTCGGCCTCGCCGCGCCGGCTGGCGCTGCTGCAGCAGGCGGGCCTCGAACCCGACGCCCTGCTGCCCGCCGATATCGACGAAACCCCCAACACGTCCGAGGCACCGCGCGAACTCGCCCGGCGCCTCGCCCGGACCAAGCTCGACGTGGCGGGGGACGCCGCCCGTCGCCGCGACGACATGCGCGACAGCTACATCGTCTCGGCCGATACGGTGGTGGCCGTGGGACGGCGCGTCCTGCCGAAGGCGGAACTCGCCGACGAGGCCACGGATTGCCTGCGCCTGCTCTCCGGGCGCCAGCATCGCGTCTATACGGCGGTGTGCGTGCTCTCCCCCAAGGGCAACCGCCGCGAGCGCGTGGTGGAGACGCGGGTGCGGTTCAAGCGCCTCTCCGGCCGCGACATCGAGCGCTACATCGCCTCGGACGAGTGGCGGGGCAAGGCCGGCGGGTACGCCATCCAGGGCCTTGCGGGCTCCTTCGTGGTCAAGCTCGTCGGCTCGTACAGCGCCGTGGTCGGCCTGCCGCTCTACGAGACGATCAGCCTCCTCGACGGCGAGGGCTTTCCCGTGCGGCAGGCCTGGGGGGCGATGGCATGA
- the yacG gene encoding DNA gyrase inhibitor YacG — protein MSGPVPSKRKPEPCPVCAKPAQAEFQPFCSTRCADIDLGRWLTDRYAIPSDEDETEDDAPPRST, from the coding sequence ATGAGCGGGCCCGTTCCCTCCAAGCGCAAGCCGGAGCCGTGCCCGGTCTGCGCCAAGCCCGCGCAGGCTGAGTTCCAGCCCTTCTGCTCGACCCGCTGCGCCGATATCGACCTCGGCCGCTGGCTCACCGACCGCTACGCGATCCCCAGCGACGAGGACGAAACCGAGGACGATGCCCCGCCACGCTCAACCTGA
- the xerC_1 gene encoding Tyrosine recombinase XerC: MRVPLDVAGRVKGRTVTVEFPASRTDPKAVVSFKLGQFAKVSLRTRDAGTADTRRLAIVAELSRVYAAARCGIVSLSQRQTLAMAGEVYRHLRQTHNENPGTPEEWAAWKAFTRAALEGRIDGVPPIEIVGRSEEYGVAFIIFGEDLTAGVNEWPPTDSTDALEQRCGRLALWVLHRHGIEIDSASHLALLREIAKAALQAGWQLKRQAAGDYTPDPLEGRFPAVASPSTATAISDVFDRWKAEAKPSASTVTTWRGVIGSFTAYLKHDDITWVSDADVIRWKDALVAEGKRPRTINDSHLAALKAVMNYAKRNRIIATNPADGIRVKATKRAGERMLPYEDGEVARLLAIAAREPHPAKRWLPWLAAFTGARIGELAQAWGNQVREIDGIAVLEIRPSPDGGTLKNEGSERVIPLHPILVEAGFVEFARKCGARPMFYGKPARPGSQGQHPSKGTSNHLATWIREQGFTDPRKAPSHASRHWFKSTASRVGIPDSIADALQGHNDDSSASTYRHVAIATLADAVSRIPVPYGSTPIFDQAP; this comes from the coding sequence ATGCGGGTGCCACTCGACGTGGCTGGCCGTGTGAAGGGCCGCACGGTCACGGTTGAGTTTCCGGCGTCGAGGACCGATCCGAAGGCCGTCGTTTCGTTCAAGCTCGGCCAGTTCGCCAAGGTGAGCCTGCGGACGCGGGACGCTGGCACCGCCGATACCCGCCGTCTCGCTATCGTGGCAGAGTTGTCGCGGGTCTATGCAGCGGCGAGATGCGGCATCGTGTCTCTCTCGCAGCGGCAGACCCTAGCGATGGCAGGCGAGGTTTATCGGCACCTTCGCCAAACCCACAACGAGAATCCAGGCACACCGGAGGAATGGGCCGCGTGGAAGGCGTTCACCCGCGCCGCCTTGGAGGGACGTATCGACGGCGTACCTCCTATTGAGATCGTGGGTCGCAGCGAGGAGTACGGCGTCGCCTTCATCATCTTTGGCGAAGACCTTACGGCTGGCGTCAACGAGTGGCCCCCAACCGATTCGACGGACGCTCTAGAACAGCGATGTGGTCGACTCGCTCTTTGGGTGCTTCACCGGCACGGGATCGAAATCGATTCCGCCTCACATCTCGCCTTACTGCGCGAGATCGCCAAGGCGGCGCTACAGGCGGGCTGGCAACTCAAGAGGCAGGCGGCAGGGGACTACACGCCCGATCCCCTGGAAGGCCGCTTCCCAGCCGTAGCAAGCCCGTCTACGGCCACCGCGATATCAGACGTGTTCGACCGGTGGAAAGCAGAGGCGAAGCCATCAGCATCGACCGTGACAACGTGGCGAGGCGTGATCGGATCGTTCACTGCCTATCTCAAGCATGACGATATCACGTGGGTCTCGGATGCCGACGTGATCCGCTGGAAGGACGCCTTGGTCGCAGAGGGCAAGCGGCCCCGCACGATCAACGACTCGCACCTAGCGGCGCTCAAGGCCGTGATGAACTACGCCAAGCGAAACCGCATCATCGCCACCAACCCCGCCGATGGCATTCGGGTGAAGGCAACGAAGCGCGCCGGGGAGCGGATGCTTCCATACGAGGACGGCGAGGTTGCCCGCCTCTTGGCGATAGCGGCTCGCGAGCCCCATCCCGCAAAGCGATGGCTTCCGTGGCTTGCTGCCTTTACCGGGGCACGGATCGGAGAGCTTGCGCAGGCGTGGGGGAACCAAGTTCGCGAGATCGATGGTATCGCCGTTTTGGAGATACGCCCCTCTCCAGACGGCGGCACCCTTAAGAACGAAGGCAGCGAAAGGGTGATCCCGCTTCACCCGATCCTTGTCGAGGCAGGTTTCGTTGAGTTCGCTCGCAAGTGCGGCGCGAGACCGATGTTCTACGGCAAACCAGCGAGACCCGGATCGCAGGGACAACATCCGAGCAAGGGCACATCGAACCATCTAGCGACGTGGATACGCGAGCAAGGCTTTACCGATCCGCGCAAGGCACCCTCTCACGCATCGCGCCACTGGTTCAAATCGACGGCATCGCGGGTGGGCATCCCCGACAGCATAGCAGATGCCTTGCAGGGCCATAACGACGACTCCAGCGCCTCAACGTACCGTCACGTCGCTATTGCCACGCTGGCCGATGCCGTCTCACGCATCCCGGTGCCGTACGGAAGCACGCCTATTTTCGATCAGGCACCGTAA